The Flavobacterium sp. K5-23 genome segment CATTGAATTTTGCAGAAACTAGCGGAAAATATAGATATAGTCTTGGAGGTGAACTAGTAACCAAAGATTATGACAACAATGATTTGGGAATTAATTTTGAAACAAATTATTATAGCCTTTACGGGAATGCAAGCTATCGAATATTGAACCCTACAAAACACTTTAACAGTTTTAGGATTGGTTATAACATGTACACCCAATTTCAAAAAGAAACGGGAAAACTACAAGGAAACAATATCAATTTAAATGTAAATATAGGCAACAAAAAAAATCATAATTACGGGTTTGGAGTAAATACTAATTTCCTTGAATCGTATGACTATTATGAGCCTAGAGTTAACAATAGATTCGTTATTCTTCCTGAAAGAGTAAGTGCTTGGTTGTATATTTCTTCTAACTACAACAACAAATTTGCTTTTGATATAAATCCATCTATCGCTATATTTAACGAGAAAGACAGAAGCACTTTCGGTTTATCCATAGGACCTCGATACCGTTTTAACGACAAATTTTCCCTTAGTTACAATCTGGATATTGAAAGAAAAAATAACAATCGTGGATTTGTGGATTTATTCGATGAAGACCTAAATAGTGCTACACCAGCTACTATTATTTTTGGTAACCGTAATGTAGCTACTTATTCTAACTCCCTTTCAGGAAAATATTCTATTAGTAGCAAGATGAATTTTGACCTTTCTATACGCCATTATTGGTCGTATGCCGAAAACAAGAATTTCCTGTCTCTTGAACAAAATGGTAAACTAACTGATTTTACAGGATATAATCGAAATAAGAATCAAAATTTCAACTCTTGGAATCTGGATTTATCCTATTCCTGGTGGTTTGCTCCTGGTAGTCAAATTTCCATATTATATCGTAATAATGCAGCCAACTTTGAACGTGAAATCAATAAAGATTTTGGAAAGAAAGTCACTAATTTATTGAATAATGAAGCTTTAAGTCATGTTTTATCTGTCAGTGTACGTTATTATATTGATTATAATTCGATAAAAAATATTTTATAAATGCATTAATTTTAATAAAAACTACTCGTCAGTATTAAATCTTTACTTTTTATCCGTCTTATTTTTCGAATTTACAATAGTGTCTTACTCAAGAGTGAAGATTTTGAAAATGCTTTATCTTTGCATAAAATAAAAACTAATGACCAAAAAAGTAATACTAATGATTTTAGACGGTTGGGGAAAATCTCCTGACCCGAAGATATCAGCAATCGACAATGCAAACGTTCCGTTCATAAACAGTTTATATAAAAATTACCCTAGTGCCCAACTTCGTACTGATGGCTTACATGTAGGATTGCCTGAAGGACAAATGGGAAATTCCGAAGTGGGACATATGAATCTGGGTGCAGGAAGAATTGTGTATCAGGATTTAGCCAAAATTAATTTGGCTGTAGCCAATAAAACTTTGGCACAGGAACAAGTTCTTAAAGATGTTTTTCAATATGCTAAAGACAATCATAAAAAAGTTCATTTTTTAGGATTAGTTTCTGACGGTGGTGTTCACTCCCACACCTCTCATTTACGCGGATTAATTGATGCAACCCAAGATTATGGATTGCAAGATGTATTCGTGCACGCTTTCACAGATGGCCGAGACGTGGATCCCAAATCAGGTAAAAAATACATCCAGGATTTAGAAAATTACATCGAAAACACTTCAGTAAAAATCGCTTCAATAATAGGCCGTTATTACGCCATGGATCGTGATAAAAGATGGGAAAGGGTAAAACTAGCCTACGACTTATTGGTAAACGGACAAGGAACACATTCTAAAGATGCAGTTGCAACCATAAAAGAAAGTTATAAAGACCATGTGACTGACGAATTCATCAACCCTATTTTAATGGTTGACGAAAATGACAAACCTCTAGCCACAATACAAGACGATGATGTTGTTATTTTTTTCAATTTCAGAACTGACAGAGGACGAGAATTAACTGAAGCATTATCACAACAGGATTTTCACGAGCAAAACATGCACAAACTTAATTTGTATTATGTTACGCTGACCAATTATGACGAAACCTATAAAAATGTAAAAGTCGTTTATAACAAAGACAACATCACGGAAACGTTGGGTGAGGTTTTAGAAAAAGCGAACAAAAAACAAATCCGAATTGCAGAAACCGAAAAATACCCTCATGTTACTTTTTTCTTTTCAGGTGGAAGAGAAGAGCCTTTTATTGGCGAAAGCCGAATTCTAAAGAACTCTCCAAAAGTTGCAACTTATGATTTACAACCGGAGATGAGTGCCTTTGAACTAACAGCTGCTTTAATTCCAGAATTAGAAAAAGGAGATGTGGATTTTGTATGTCTAAATTTTGCCAATGGCGATATGGTAGGCCATACCGGAATTATGGAAGCTGCAATAAAAGCCTGCGAAGCGGTAGACAAATGTGTCGAAAAAGTGATTACAACTGCTTTAGCACACGACTATACCATTCTTGTAATTGCTGATCACGGTAACTGCGAAACAATGATTAATCCTGACGGAAGCCCAAATACAGCTCACACCACTAATCCCGTTCCTTTTATCTTAGTTGATAAAGAATTGAAAGAAGTGCACGACGGAGTTCTAGGCGACATTGCCCCTACTATATTAGAATTAATGGGGATTGAAAAACCCGCTGTAATGACACAACATTCTTTGTTGTAAGGCAAAAATTCACAATACAATTTCTAAAAGGCTATTCTAATCGAATAGTCTTTTTTTGTAATTAAAAGTTAAAAACTTTGTTTTTGATAGTATTACTATTATTTTTGCGCAAAATACAATTAAGAATGAAGGATATATTTTCAACCATCAAAATACAAGTAAACGAAAAGATCTATGTAAAAGATCCGGAAACCTCAGCATTAGGACGGAAAATTATCCAAGAAAGTATTCTTCTGATGGAGGAGATAGGATTTGACAATTTTACATTTAAAAAATTAGGAACAAAAATTAATTCAAACGAGAGTTCCATCTACCGCTATTTCGAAAACAAGCATAAATTATTATTGTATCTTTCTTCGTGGTATTGGAGTTGGATTGAATACAAATTGTTTTTTGCGACTACCAACGTTGATGATTCCTTCGAAAAATTAAAAAAAGCAATAACCGTTGTGACAGAAAAAATTGTAGATGACAAAGCCACGGCACACATTAACGAAGCGGTTTTAAATAAAATAATTATTTCAGAGTATACTAAAACGTTCCACACAAAAGAAGTAGATGAAGAAAACAAAGAAGGTTATTTTTTAATATACAAAAGAGTTATTAATAGAATTGTCAAATTGATAACCGAAGTAAACCCTGAATATCCATTTGCAAAAAGCCTTGCTTCCACTATTATTGAAGGATCACTTCATCAACATTTTTTAAGAGACCACTTGAAAACCATCACTAATTGTGACGAACACGTAAGTCCAACTGATTTTTACATCAATCTTATTATAACAGTTTTAAAAAAATAAACACACAATGACTCCATTAAAAAGATTTTACAATCTATTAGAACTTGATAAAAAAGATGTTACACAGCTTTTCTTTTATGCCATATTTGCTGGATTAGTCAGTTTGTCCCTTCCTTTAGGAATTCAAGCCATTATTAACTTCATTCAGTCTGGGAGAGTTAGTGTTTCTTGGATAGTCCTAATAATACTTGTTGTATTAGGAGTTGCGCTTGTAGGTATACTTTCGCTGATGCAATTGAGAATAACAGAGAATCTACAACAAAAAATCTTTGTTAGATCTTCATTTGAATTTGCAGCGAGATTGCCTAAAATTAAATTTGAGGAATTATATAATACGTATCCACCAGAATTAGCCAACCGTTTTTTTGACACGATGACCATTCAAAAAGGAACTTCAAAGTTATTGATTGATTTTTCGGCGGCATTACTTCAGATTATTTTTGGGGTTATCCTATTGTCGTTGTACCATCCTTATTTTATTGTGTTTGGTATTATGCTGATTATTCTGCTATATTTTATATTTAAACTTTCTTATAAAACGGGTTTAGAAACTAGTTTAAAAGAATCCAAATTTAAATACAAAGTGGCAAGATGGCTACAAGAAATGGCAAGAAATAATTTCAGTTTTAGAAGCCAAATCAACTTTGATTTTGGACTTCAAAAAAACGACCAAATTGTAAGCGATTATCTTATTTACAGAGAAAAACATTTCAATGTTATTAAAAGACAGTTTACACAGCTAATCATCTTTAAAGTAATTATCACTGCAAGTTTACTTTCTATAGGCGGATATCTTGTAGTATCACAACAAATGAATATTGGGCAGTTTGTCGCTGCCGAAATTATCATCTTATTAGTGATTAACTCAGTTGAAAAAATCATTCTTGGTCTGGAAACTTTTTATGACGTATTGACTGCTGTTGAAAAAATTGGTCAGGTTGCCGATTTGAGTTTAGAAGAAGAGTTTGACAGCGAAATCTCCACTTGTTACTCTGATATTACATTGGAAACTGACAACCTTAGATTCAAATTCCCTGATTCCAAAAACACTATTTTAAGTGCCGTTTCATTAAAAATAGAACAAGGAGAAAAAATTGTAATTAATGGTGAAAATGGCTCAGGAAAAACGACTCTAATTCGACTACTATCAGGACTATTAAAACCTACTTCAGGTACATTTTTCATTAATGATGACACTTTTAAAAAGATAGATTTAAAACAATACCGTTCTCAAATAGGGAGTATCATTTACGGAGAATCCCCTTTTGAGGGATCTTACCTTGAAAACATAACCTTTAATGATAAAAACATCAGCCAAGAAGATTTGAAATGGGCGATTGACGGGGTACAATTAACATCTGTAATTAAAACTTTACCTAAAAGTTTAGATACACATATATTCCCGGAAGGAAGACAATTGTCATCCTCAAATGCTCAAAAAATACTGTTAGCTCGAAGTATAATCCATAAACCAAAAATTCTTTTCTATGAAGACCCAACGGATACTATGGATGAAAAAGTGGCAAATGAAATTATTGATTTCATTACAGCTAAAGAAAATAATTGGACAATAATTGTGTCTTCAAAAAACCCCTATTGGAAAACTAAATGCAGCAGGGAAATCATTATGCATAATGGACTTATTACTCAAGACACAAAAAAATCATAAGAGATGCTAAACATATCTGACAATAACAAAACAAACATTCAGGATTTACAGAAGTTTGAAACAATTAGGAATTTGAGCCTACGTTCAAGTTCAAGAATGTTGAATAAAATCATAGTAACAGTTTGTGTTTTAGGAATTCTAGTTCTGTTCCTACCTTGGACACAAAACATTTCCGGTTCTGGTGCAGTGACTACCTTGAAACCTAATCAAAGACCACAGTCAATACAAAGCGTTATTTCTGGTCGAATAGAAAAATGGTATGTTCAGGAAGGGGATTTCGTGAATGAAGGGGACACTATTCTTTTCATTTCGGAAATTAAAGAGGATTATATGGATCCTAATTTAGTAGCCAATACTAAAAATCAGCTAAACGCTAAAAAATCATCCTTAGATTCCTACGGTTCAAAAGTGA includes the following:
- the gpmI gene encoding 2,3-bisphosphoglycerate-independent phosphoglycerate mutase — translated: MTKKVILMILDGWGKSPDPKISAIDNANVPFINSLYKNYPSAQLRTDGLHVGLPEGQMGNSEVGHMNLGAGRIVYQDLAKINLAVANKTLAQEQVLKDVFQYAKDNHKKVHFLGLVSDGGVHSHTSHLRGLIDATQDYGLQDVFVHAFTDGRDVDPKSGKKYIQDLENYIENTSVKIASIIGRYYAMDRDKRWERVKLAYDLLVNGQGTHSKDAVATIKESYKDHVTDEFINPILMVDENDKPLATIQDDDVVIFFNFRTDRGRELTEALSQQDFHEQNMHKLNLYYVTLTNYDETYKNVKVVYNKDNITETLGEVLEKANKKQIRIAETEKYPHVTFFFSGGREEPFIGESRILKNSPKVATYDLQPEMSAFELTAALIPELEKGDVDFVCLNFANGDMVGHTGIMEAAIKACEAVDKCVEKVITTALAHDYTILVIADHGNCETMINPDGSPNTAHTTNPVPFILVDKELKEVHDGVLGDIAPTILELMGIEKPAVMTQHSLL
- a CDS encoding TetR/AcrR family transcriptional regulator, encoding MKDIFSTIKIQVNEKIYVKDPETSALGRKIIQESILLMEEIGFDNFTFKKLGTKINSNESSIYRYFENKHKLLLYLSSWYWSWIEYKLFFATTNVDDSFEKLKKAITVVTEKIVDDKATAHINEAVLNKIIISEYTKTFHTKEVDEENKEGYFLIYKRVINRIVKLITEVNPEYPFAKSLASTIIEGSLHQHFLRDHLKTITNCDEHVSPTDFYINLIITVLKK
- a CDS encoding peptidase domain-containing ABC transporter; its protein translation is MTPLKRFYNLLELDKKDVTQLFFYAIFAGLVSLSLPLGIQAIINFIQSGRVSVSWIVLIILVVLGVALVGILSLMQLRITENLQQKIFVRSSFEFAARLPKIKFEELYNTYPPELANRFFDTMTIQKGTSKLLIDFSAALLQIIFGVILLSLYHPYFIVFGIMLIILLYFIFKLSYKTGLETSLKESKFKYKVARWLQEMARNNFSFRSQINFDFGLQKNDQIVSDYLIYREKHFNVIKRQFTQLIIFKVIITASLLSIGGYLVVSQQMNIGQFVAAEIIILLVINSVEKIILGLETFYDVLTAVEKIGQVADLSLEEEFDSEISTCYSDITLETDNLRFKFPDSKNTILSAVSLKIEQGEKIVINGENGSGKTTLIRLLSGLLKPTSGTFFINDDTFKKIDLKQYRSQIGSIIYGESPFEGSYLENITFNDKNISQEDLKWAIDGVQLTSVIKTLPKSLDTHIFPEGRQLSSSNAQKILLARSIIHKPKILFYEDPTDTMDEKVANEIIDFITAKENNWTIIVSSKNPYWKTKCSREIIMHNGLITQDTKKS